GAAGTCTGAGTGTTGAGGCACGTGCAGCTCACTCACTGTCAGCAGGAGATTCAGGCAGTTTTAATAAACATGCTCCAAGTTTCATATTCCCAGCTCACTGTAGTTTGGCTGCAGTGACATCTGTGAAGTGATGTGAAacagagcagtgtttttttctgtaccctgcaaaaacaatgtacctccagaggtcatgtctgaaagtgtCTATACAGTCCTCaattaatgaatatttcaatGTAGAGCACGCTGctgtctcacctgctgctgttcatTATGTTCTCTCCATCATATTCacagcttctcctccagctgtgtttcCCTTCtagtgaaatattaaataaaataatcaaattaccTTCATCAAGCAAGTATTGTCATCAAGCACTGAACATATAAACAGAGTCAGAACATACactgtgaaaaagagagaacaaacGTACCTCTgtgggatttcttttttttcctgttacagaaagaaacagatgaaaaccCTCTAACTCGATGACATCATGACTTGATGGATTCTTATCATCcatgagaacattttctttgatcacacacacatcgtacctgaatgacatgttttcctcttccaGCAAACGAAGGCGATggcagataaaacaaaaaaaaacaaaaccactgaAGTGATGATTCCCACTGTGACAATTAAACTGGTATTTCCACATTCAGCATCAGTTGAAGTTGTTCCTGGTCGCTTCAGCTGGAGGTTTAGTGGTTCACATCTGGAACGACAGGGGGACATGTTCACAGGACCGTGAGAGACACCACAGATTCACTGCAGGTGTAAGAAACCAGGCACGTCCACGTGTGGTGTGACTCttcacttactgtgtgtgtgcttgacaaGATGTACGGGTCCCATCAGAAAATGTTCCGTTACTGCAGTCAGAGCATTCAGAGTCTGTGAGGGCTGTtcctgtacaaacacaaactatacaGTTACTATTGTACACGTCATATTAGGATTATAGAGCAAAGTGGTATTTGATTATTGAGGTTTTTGATCAGCAAACATTTCCTTGTTCAAATTCCCTCCTTTTGATGTgagatgtgatgaaatgtaGAGCAGCATGTCACTAAACTTACAAACATATTTCTATTAACTAAGGAACATTGACAGAATTTCAAAGATACAGAAACTATTTGACATTAGTTTCTCTCATCACACCTGGATCACTGCAACAGTCTTTTATGACtatattcattatttgtttttatattttttgtgttgtataaagaaaagacaaggtCAGATGAGATGCACCTTTAATGATCCTCCATGGAGGAAGTTCAGTCgacgcagcagcacagtgaaagCAGCAGTGCATGGACACAATGTAGTCAGAATAACAATAAGAATACAACTTTGAAATAACACTGAATATATTAGGCTGTTTATCACAACTGTCCACTTCTTGTAGAATGTGACAGGCTGCCACTCagccacattattattattatttctcttatgattatgattattatcacaGTTGCACAGGAAGATTGGATTTTGATTAGTTTTGTTAAGATAATCAGACTCTCTCAGTCCAATGtggtgaaattaaaatcatgaaatcatcaaaatgatctggcagtGATTCTGACTGAACGTTTGATCATTCATAATACAGATGTCATGTGTGAAGCATGAAATGAACAATTTGCCACATATCATCCAAATGCTTCACAATTGACTGGATGACTGAAATAACCtgctctgtgttctttttttacagctgaGAAAACTTCAATCTTAAAGTCAGAATTGGAAAACGCACCTCTATGTTTGATGAACTGCCCTggtttacattgtgtgtgtttctttgctgctgcacagttgTTCCTTGTGCGGTCTGTACAGTAGAATCCTTCCAGAGGTTCACAAACTGAatctgttgttgctgtgcaTGAAGTGTTTATCTTCAGACCAGAATCTGTGGACACATAGAGGTTACATATGGAGGGAACATATGAAGATACAAACTGCTGTATAAACAACACAGTGGACTGATCTGCTGGTGGCAGGAACAAGGAGATATGGAGTGAACAACTGACTTTTGTAAGAACATTCACTTCTACCATTAATGCAAGTCTCACTGATAGAAACTACAGAGCAAAGCAGTCTCTTATAATTTGATGGCAAAAAAGAAGAACTAAAATATGAACACACAATTTGTGACTTGTGTTTTGTGACACAGAAAACGATtctaaacagacaaacacagtgacgAAGTAAAAACCATCAGAAAAGCTCAGTTCCATCTCAGTCTCAGCTCATACACTGTTGGACTTACTGATTTTAAACCTACAGTAAATGTTTAGACAGAAATCTACCTGGACCACAGGTCGTGCAGGGTAAACAAATTC
This sequence is a window from Paralichthys olivaceus isolate ysfri-2021 chromosome 6, ASM2471397v2, whole genome shotgun sequence. Protein-coding genes within it:
- the LOC138410498 gene encoding tumor necrosis factor receptor superfamily member 14-like isoform X1, encoding MNLRSKHLEAASLLILLIKVFCVNTLTCHPTEYLIGNRCCSFCPPGNCVETHCTVFWITSCLPCEKDTFMNLPTARRICLPCTTCGPDSGLKINTSCTATTDSVCEPLEGFYCTDRTRNNCAAAKKHTQCKPGQFIKHRGTALTDSECSDCSNGTFSDGTRTSCQAHTQCEPLNLQLKRPGTTSTDAECGNTSLIVTVGIITSVVLFFFVLSAIAFVCWKRKTCHSGKKRNPTEKGNTAGGEAVNMMERT
- the LOC138410498 gene encoding tumor necrosis factor receptor superfamily member 14-like isoform X2 encodes the protein MEVCLIVLTTILLIKVFCVNTLTCHPTEYLIGNRCCSFCPPGNCVETHCTVFWITSCLPCEKDTFMNLPTARRICLPCTTCGPDSGLKINTSCTATTDSVCEPLEGFYCTDRTRNNCAAAKKHTQCKPGQFIKHRGTALTDSECSDCSNGTFSDGTRTSCQAHTQCEPLNLQLKRPGTTSTDAECGNTSLIVTVGIITSVVLFFFVLSAIAFVCWKRKTCHSGKKRNPTEKGNTAGGEAVNMMERT